In one Streptomyces sp. NBC_00597 genomic region, the following are encoded:
- a CDS encoding chorismate mutase, producing MNISDLDNGTGKGTAKDAGPDTAAIDETVTAELARLRDSIDNIDAAVVHMLAERFKCTQQVGHLKAKHQLPPADPTREASQIARLRQLAENAKLDPAFAEKLLNFIIAEVIRHHETIAAGEE from the coding sequence ATGAACATCAGCGACCTCGACAACGGCACCGGCAAGGGCACGGCGAAGGACGCGGGCCCGGACACCGCAGCCATCGACGAGACCGTCACCGCCGAGCTGGCCCGCCTGCGCGACAGCATCGACAACATCGACGCGGCCGTGGTCCACATGCTCGCCGAACGCTTCAAGTGCACCCAGCAGGTCGGCCACCTCAAGGCCAAGCACCAGCTGCCCCCCGCCGACCCGACCCGCGAGGCCAGCCAGATCGCCCGGCTCCGCCAGCTCGCCGAAAACGCCAAACTCGACCCCGCGTTCGCCGAGAAACTCCTCAACTTCATCATCGCCGAGGTCATCCGCCACCACGAGACGATCGCCGCGGGCGAAGAGTAG
- a CDS encoding serine protease — MSTVSTLAALIKRTLAVGAVALAAVSLQPGAANASQAPVVGGTRAAQGEFPFMVRLSMGCGGALYTQQIVLTAAHCVNGSGNNTSITATAGVVDLNSSSAIKVKSTKVLQAPGYNGQGKDWALIKLAKPINLPTLKIADTKAFDNGTFTVAGWGAAREGGGQQRYLLKATVPFVSDAACQSAYGSSLVPSDEICAGFDQGGVDTCQGDSGGPMFRRDNNNAWIQVGIVSWGEGCARPGYPGVYSEVSTFASAIKAAAAGL, encoded by the coding sequence GTGTCGACCGTGTCCACTCTTGCCGCACTCATCAAGCGCACCCTCGCCGTCGGCGCCGTGGCCCTCGCCGCCGTCAGCCTCCAGCCCGGCGCCGCGAACGCCTCCCAGGCCCCCGTCGTCGGCGGCACCCGCGCAGCCCAGGGCGAGTTCCCCTTCATGGTCCGCCTCTCCATGGGCTGCGGCGGCGCCCTCTACACCCAGCAGATCGTCCTTACCGCAGCCCACTGCGTGAACGGCTCCGGCAACAACACCTCCATCACCGCCACCGCCGGAGTCGTCGACCTCAACAGCTCCAGCGCCATCAAGGTCAAGTCCACCAAGGTGCTCCAGGCCCCCGGCTACAACGGCCAGGGCAAGGACTGGGCCCTCATCAAACTGGCCAAACCCATCAACCTGCCCACCCTCAAGATCGCCGACACCAAGGCCTTCGACAACGGCACCTTCACCGTCGCCGGCTGGGGCGCCGCCCGCGAAGGCGGCGGCCAGCAGCGCTACCTCCTCAAGGCCACCGTCCCCTTCGTCTCCGACGCCGCCTGCCAGAGCGCGTACGGCAGCTCCCTCGTCCCCAGTGACGAAATCTGCGCCGGCTTCGACCAGGGCGGAGTCGACACCTGCCAGGGCGACTCCGGCGGCCCGATGTTCCGCCGCGACAACAACAACGCCTGGATCCAGGTCGGCATAGTCAGCTGGGGAGAAGGCTGCGCCCGCCCCGGCTACCCCGGCGTCTACTCCGAGGTCTCCACCTTCGCCTCCGCGATCAAGGCGGCCGCGGCCGGCCTCTGA
- a CDS encoding MFS transporter, whose protein sequence is MTVPEPPPAPAPVPPPPYPRRWAAAGVMMAAALMDLLDVTIVNVAIPSIGRDLHASQSALQWLVSAYLLGFAATLIVSGHLGDRYGRKVLFLAGTAGFGLASLGCGIAQSPTQLITARAVQGVMAALLMPQVLGSFRTLFQGKERGAAFGMYGAVAGFASAVGLLLGGLLTDADLFGWGWRSVFLVNVPIALAACLAGAVLVPTTRERGAGRPDLAGSLVLAAALIAIVLPLVQGEANGWPLWGWLCLAAGVLAVTGLGVLEGRRRGTTVPLLPARAFRMPAFSVGLAVQLLFSVGMQGFFLIFAIWLQGSQGYTPMQAGVLTIAFSVGSFLTAPAADALAVRFGRLVLAAGALLMAGGFAGIWYAVAASTGASTASAAAHAGAWPLVPGLLVAGAGLGFLVVPLVNVVLSAVPADIAGGASGIFSTAQQFGGALGAALIGSVFFGALADGDPTHALTTAMPWVSAGFLLSAVLCLALPRAAVSPRPEPSDAELAPV, encoded by the coding sequence ATGACCGTGCCCGAGCCCCCGCCCGCTCCCGCCCCCGTGCCCCCGCCGCCCTATCCACGCCGCTGGGCCGCCGCCGGCGTCATGATGGCCGCCGCGCTCATGGACCTGCTCGACGTGACCATCGTCAACGTCGCCATCCCCTCCATCGGCCGGGACCTGCACGCCTCGCAGAGCGCCCTGCAGTGGCTCGTCTCCGCCTACCTCCTCGGCTTCGCCGCCACCCTGATCGTCTCCGGGCACCTCGGCGACCGGTACGGCCGCAAGGTCCTCTTCCTCGCCGGGACCGCCGGCTTCGGCCTCGCGAGCCTCGGCTGCGGCATCGCCCAGAGCCCCACCCAGCTGATCACCGCCCGCGCCGTGCAGGGCGTCATGGCCGCCCTGCTGATGCCCCAGGTGCTCGGTTCGTTCCGCACCCTGTTCCAGGGCAAGGAGCGCGGCGCAGCCTTCGGCATGTACGGGGCCGTCGCCGGATTCGCCTCCGCCGTCGGGCTGCTGCTCGGCGGCCTGCTCACCGACGCCGACCTGTTCGGCTGGGGCTGGCGGTCCGTCTTCCTCGTCAACGTGCCGATCGCCCTCGCCGCCTGCCTGGCCGGCGCCGTGCTGGTCCCCACCACCCGCGAGCGCGGCGCCGGCCGCCCGGACCTCGCCGGCAGCCTCGTCCTCGCCGCGGCCCTGATCGCCATCGTGCTGCCGCTCGTCCAGGGCGAGGCCAACGGCTGGCCGCTGTGGGGCTGGCTGTGCCTGGCCGCCGGAGTCCTCGCCGTCACCGGCCTCGGCGTCCTCGAAGGCCGCCGCCGCGGGACGACCGTCCCGCTGCTCCCGGCCCGCGCCTTCCGGATGCCCGCCTTCTCCGTGGGCCTCGCCGTCCAGCTGCTGTTCTCCGTCGGCATGCAGGGCTTCTTCTTGATCTTCGCGATCTGGCTCCAGGGCAGCCAGGGCTACACCCCGATGCAGGCCGGCGTGCTCACCATCGCCTTCTCCGTCGGCAGCTTCCTGACCGCCCCCGCCGCCGATGCCCTCGCCGTCCGCTTCGGCCGTCTCGTGCTCGCCGCCGGCGCGCTGCTCATGGCGGGCGGCTTCGCCGGGATCTGGTACGCCGTCGCCGCGTCCACCGGCGCGTCCACCGCCTCGGCCGCCGCGCACGCCGGCGCCTGGCCGCTCGTCCCCGGCCTGCTCGTCGCGGGCGCCGGCCTGGGCTTCCTGGTCGTACCGCTCGTGAACGTCGTCCTGTCCGCGGTCCCCGCCGACATCGCGGGCGGAGCCTCCGGGATCTTCTCCACCGCCCAGCAGTTCGGCGGCGCCCTGGGCGCGGCCCTCATCGGCAGCGTCTTCTTCGGCGCCCTCGCCGACGGCGATCCCACACATGCGCTGACCACCGCGATGCCCTGGGTGAGCGCCGGATTCCTGCTCAGCGCCGTGCTCTGCCTGGCCCTGCCGCGCGCTGCGGTGTCCCCCCGGCCGGAGCCCTCCGACGCCGAACTCGCGCCGGTGTGA
- a CDS encoding MarR family transcriptional regulator, protein MSDETDPRREAVLAELNRTGRETSAATVVFHEAAAAKQGLSAIETKTLDLLQRRGPLTAKELSQYSGLAPASVTGLVDRLERKGCVRRVKHPTDKRRVLVEALPERLTEIRPVFEDWAREVAELCDEFTTAELETVIRFLQGSNARQLRAAARLTGS, encoded by the coding sequence ATGAGCGACGAGACGGACCCCCGCCGGGAAGCGGTACTGGCCGAGCTGAACCGCACAGGCCGCGAGACGAGCGCGGCGACCGTGGTGTTCCACGAGGCGGCGGCCGCGAAGCAGGGGCTCAGTGCGATCGAGACGAAGACCCTCGACCTACTCCAGCGGCGCGGCCCCCTGACGGCGAAGGAGCTCTCGCAGTACTCGGGGCTGGCCCCGGCCTCCGTGACGGGCCTGGTCGACCGGCTGGAACGCAAGGGCTGCGTCCGCCGGGTCAAGCACCCGACGGACAAGCGCCGGGTGCTGGTGGAGGCGCTGCCGGAGCGGCTGACGGAGATCCGGCCGGTGTTCGAGGACTGGGCGCGCGAGGTGGCGGAGCTGTGCGACGAGTTCACGACGGCGGAACTGGAAACGGTGATCCGCTTCCTCCAGGGCTCCAACGCCCGCCAACTGCGCGCGGCGGCCCGGCTGACCGGGTCCTGA